In Brassica rapa cultivar Chiifu-401-42 chromosome A06, CAAS_Brap_v3.01, whole genome shotgun sequence, a single window of DNA contains:
- the LOC103874911 gene encoding uncharacterized protein LOC103874911: protein MASCGLWTPPSFSPRRRLSNFSSTRRPPFSVIRFDKELASRRVFCSYSQENNNKDRPQSSGIQVYGEIERLLTETVKQSQSSSAGSADWSELEGAWVLRPRNSNPKMVAHFIGGIFVGAAPQLTYRLFLERLAEKDVLVIATPYASGFDHFAIADEVQFKFDRCCRSLHESVQDLPSFGIGHSLGSLIHLLIGSRYAVQRNGNVFMAFNNKEASLAIPLFSPVLVPMAQSLGPLLSQVATSPTVRLGAEMTRKQLETLSPPIMKQILPLVEQLPPLYMDLVKGREDFIPKPEETRRLIRSYYGISRNLLIKFEDDSIDETPILAQVLGVESSISSKLDMSIRTLPGDHGLPLQQSLPDVPPAMADAVNRGSEFLANMAVGTPWESVAKEVGGTLGMDSKILRAYTSKDLAQLVDAITSWMASNMGPKLLRS from the exons ATGGCTTCATGTGGCCTCTGGACGCCGCCGTCTTTCTCTCCCCGCCGGAGACTCTCTAACTTCTCTTCCACTCGCCGGCCTCCATTCTCGGTTATCAGATTCGACAAAGAGCTTGCCTCACGAAGAGTCTTCTGCAGCTACAGCCAGGAGAACAACAATAAGGATCGGCCTCAATCTTCCGGAATTCAAGTCTACGGCGAGATCGAGAG GTTGCTAACAGAGACTGTCAAGCAATCTCAAAGTAGCTCCGCTGGATCCGCCGACTGGTCAGAACTCGAG GGAGCTTGGGTGCTCAGACCTAGAAACTCGAATCCAAAGATGGTTGCTCATTTCATTGGTGGCATATTCGTTGGTGCAGCACCTCAGCTTACCTATCGACTGTTTCTTGAGAGATTAGCTGAGAA GGATGTTTTGGTTATTGCCACACCATATGCTAGTGGTTTTGACCATTTCGCTATTGCCGATGAAGTTCAATTTAAGTTTGATAGATGCTGCCGATCTCTACATGAATCT GTGCAGGATCTTCCATCTTTTGGGATCGGTCATTCTTTGGGATCCCTCATTCACCTTCTCATTG GATCAAGGTATGCTGTTCAGCGAAATGGGAATGTTTTTATGGCATTCAACAACAAG GAAGCGAGCTTAGCTATTCCTTTGTTCTCCCCAGTTCTCGTCCCCATGGCTCAAAGCCTTGGACCATTGTTATCACAAGTAGCAACATCCCCAACAGTCCGCCTTGGG GCAGAGATGACCCGAAAGCAATTAGAAACTCTCAGCCCTCCCATCATGAAGCAAATTCTACCACTAGTGGAACAGCTCCCTCCCCTGTACATGGACTTGGTGAAAGGAAGAGAAGATTTTATTCCAAAACCAGAAGAAACAAGACGCCTT ATAAGATCCTACTATGGAATCTCAAGGAATCTGTTGATAAAGTTCGAGGATGATTCAATAGATGAAACACCAATCCTAGCTCAGGTGCTTGGCGTGGAATCATCCATAAGCTCAAAGCTAGACATGTCTATCCGTACTCTTCCAGGGGATCACGGTCTTCCTCTGCAACAG TCCCTCCCAGATGTCCCACCAGCAATGGCTGACGCTGTGAATCGAGGAAGTGAGTTCTTAGCGAATATGGCTGTTGGAACACCGTGGGAGTCTGTAGCTAAAGAGGTTGGAGGTACGCTCGGAATGGACTCGAAGATCCTTCGTGCATACACGTCCAAAGATCTTGCCCAGCTCGTCGATGCAATCACATCTTGGATGGCTTCAAATATGGGTCCAAAACTTCTGAGATCATAA
- the LOC103874912 gene encoding eukaryotic peptide chain release factor subunit 1-1 — translation MGDNHGDDKNIEIWKIKKLIKSLEAARGNGTSMISLIMPPRDQVSRVTKMLGDEYGTASNIKSRVNRQSVLGAITSAQQRLKLYNRVPPNGLVLYTGTIVNDEGKEKKVTIDFEPFKPINNTLYLCDNKFHTEALNELLESDDKFGFIVMDGNGTLFGTLSGNTREVLHKFSVDLPKKHGRGGQSALRFARLRMEKRHNYVRKTAELATQYYINPATSQPNVSGLILAGSADFKTELSQSDMFDPRLAAKILNVVDVSYGGENGFNQAIELSSEILANVKFIQEKRLIGKYFEEISQDTGKYVFGVEDTLNALDSGAVETLIVWENLDINRYVLKNSATGETVIKHLNKEQEANTENFKVDNNDLDVEDKMSLLEWLANEYKRFGCALEFVTNKSQEGSQFCRGFGGIGGILRYQLDMTAFDEDLDVYDDDESE, via the coding sequence ATGGGAGACAATCACGGTGACGACAAGAACATTGAGATATGGAAGATTAAGAAGCTCATCAAGTCCCTTGAAGCTGCCAGGGGTAATGGAACCAGCATGATCTCGCTCATCATGCCTCCGCGTGATCAGGTCTCTCGTGTCACCAAGATGTTGGGCGATGAGTATGGAACTGCTTCCAACATCAAGAGCAGAGTCAATCGCCAGTCTGTTCTGGGTGCCATCACCTCTGCGCAGCAAAGGCTGAAGCTTTACAACAGGGTCCCTCCCAACGGTTTAGTTCTCTACACTGGAACCATTGTCAACGACGAAGGCAAGGAGAAGAAGGTTACCATTGACTTTGAGCCTTTCAAGCCCATCAACAACACTCTCTACCTCTGTGACAACAAGTTTCACACCGAAGCTCTGAATGAACTGCTGGAGTCTGATGACAAGTTTGGTTTCATTGTGATGGACGGGAACGGGACTCTCTTTGGGACTTTGAGCGGTAACACCCGCGAGGTGCTCCACAAGTTCTCTGTTGATCTTCCGAAGAAGCACGGGAGAGGAGGGCAGTCTGCTCTTCGGTTTGCGCGTCTGCGTATGGAGAAGCGTCACAACTACGTGAGGAAAACCGCTGAGCTCGCCACGCAGTACTACATCAACCCTGCGACGAGTCAGCCTAATGTGTCTGGTCTGATTCTCGCCGGTTCAGCCGATTTCAAGACCGAGCTGAGCCAGTCTGACATGTTTGATCCCCGGCTTGCTGCAAAGATACTGAACGTGGTGGATGTATCGTACGGTGGAGAAAACGGTTTCAATCAGGCCATCGAGCTTTCATCTGAGATACTTGCCAACGTGAAGTTCATCCAGGAGAAGCGTTTGATAGGGAAGTACTTTGAGGAGATCAGCCAGGACACGGGGAAGTACGTGTTCGGCGTGGAGGACACTCTGAACGCTTTGGATTCCGGTGCTGTTGAGACGCTAATCGTATGGGAGAATCTTGACATCAACAGATACGTGTTGAAGAACAGCGCAACTGGTGAAACTGTGATTAAGCATCTGAACAAGGAGCAGGAAGCCAACACTGAGAACTTCAAAGTCGACAATAACGACTTGGACGTGGAGGATAAGATGTCGCTGCTGGAGTGGCTGGCTAACGAGTACAAGCGTTTCGGCTGTGCGCTGGAGTTTGTGACGAACAAGTCGCAGGAAGGGTCTCAGTTTTGCAGAGGGTTTGGAGGAATAGGAGGGATACTTCGTTACCAGCTTGACATGACGGCCTTTGATGAGGATTTGGATgtttatgatgatgatgaatctgAATAG
- the LOC103874910 gene encoding DNA repair RAD52-like protein 2, chloroplastic produces the protein MALQMQTSTTIFKNPAPSTAADALTGRFFSGTVAVRRETLTAWRGVRCSGGGVGDAGKKKAVPNSNYVVPLDKFSSSSSITRPLIEILRDLNKKIPDNIVKSHDPGSSAASSGFIPWFHANRMLSFYAPGWCGEVRDVIFSENGNVTVVYRLTIRGSDGEAHRESTGTVTITDDHIEDPVAAAEEIAFCRACARFGLGLYLYHEE, from the exons atggctTTGCAAATGCAGACTTCCACTACGATCTTCAAAAACCCCGCACCATCTACCGCCGCCGATGCACTCACCGGAAGATTCTTCTCAGGAACCGTCGCGGTTCGCCGGGAAACGTTAACGGCGTGGCGAGGCGTCAGATGCAGCGGCGGTGGAGTTGGAGACGCCGGGAAGAAAAAAGCGGTTCCTAACTCCAACTACGTAGTGCCTTTGGACAAGTTCTCGTCCTCTTCTTCCATCACTCGTCCTCTGATTGAGATACTTCGAGATCTCAACAAGAAGATCCCTGATAACATCGTTAAGAGCCACGATCCTGGATCCAGTGCTGCTTCTTCTGGTTTCATCCCTTG GTTCCATGCTAATCGGATGCTCAGCTTCTACGCACCTG GTTGGTGTGGGGAGGTTCGTGACGTCATTTTCTCAGAGAATGGTAATGTCACTGTTGTTTATCGTCTTACCATTCGTGGCTCTGATGGTGAG GCACACCGTGAATCGACTGGGACAGTAACCATCACTGACGATCACATCGAGGATCCGGTTGCTGCAGCTGAGGAAATTGCATTTTGTAGAGCTTGTGCTCGATTTGGTCTCGGCTTGTATCTCTATCACGAAGAGTAG